DNA from Mycolicibacterium alvei:
GCACCACTGATCACGTGCGACCAGATCATGCCGGCGCTCGGTCCGCTGACAAACACCCACGGCGAGATGATCAACCACACTCCGAATACCGGCAGTGTCCAGGTCATACCGTGCGCGCGATCCAGCGCGAAGCTGAAACACATTGACAGGAACGCGATCGCCCCTCCGACGATCAGATCGTTGACCGTCAGCCTGTTGAAGGCGTCGTAGCCGACGATCCACGGTGACAGCGCGACGTACATCGCCGTCAGCAACGTCAGGCCAAAGGTGACCTGCGCGGCCATCGACTCTGCAACACGGTCATAGCTCGCCCTCAGGGCCAGAATGTCCGGATGTAGATCGATTGATGAATGGACCGTACTCATTTCTTATCCTTTCCGTTACCGGGCAAGGCATTTCGGCCTTCCCACCCCCATCCATCACTTCTCAGATTACGCCACAACAGGCCCGTTTGGC
Protein-coding regions in this window:
- a CDS encoding SPW repeat protein, whose amino-acid sequence is MSTVHSSIDLHPDILALRASYDRVAESMAAQVTFGLTLLTAMYVALSPWIVGYDAFNRLTVNDLIVGGAIAFLSMCFSFALDRAHGMTWTLPVFGVWLIISPWVFVSGPSAGMIWSHVISGALVMVLGFNAMYFGMRVRNSEARHG